The segment CCTGATGCGGTGCGGGAGCAGGCCTGTGGATAACTCTGTGGGAAAGGTGACACGCTTGTCGGCCCAGTCGGCCGTCAATGCCGATTTCACTTTGATCAAGGCGTGTAAACATATTAATTTCAAATACTTGGAGCAAGTATCTTGCTCGGACTTCACGTTGGCCCCGCAAATGCCCTTCCTGGCGAAATGTGCATAACTTTCCGCGTACCTGCGTTGTCCCGTACACGACCCGCCAGCGTCACGCACCTGTCATGCGGCACCGCCACACTGCGCCCCGTGCTCGACGACCTATCCTCCCCGGAGTCGTCGGGCACCAGGAGATACCGTGTTCTCCACCCTCCCCAAAAAAACGGCATGGGCGGTGCGGCGTGAGCCTGCACCGCCTTTTTTTTGGGACTCAGGGCTCCTGACGCTCAGATCAGACCACGTTCGGCCATCGACACCGGCGTACCCGCCCCGATCACCAGATGGTCCAGGACTCGCACGCCGACCAGTTGGAGCGCGTCCCGGAGTTCCCGGGTGATCGCCCGGTCGGCCGCGCTGGGTTCGGCCACACCGCTTGGATGGTTGTGGGCGAAGATCACCGCGCAGGCGTTGTGCTTGAGGCAGGCGCGCACGACTTCGCGCGGATGCACGCTGGCGCCGTCGACGGTGCCACGAAACAGCTCTTCGAACCCCAGCACGCGGTGTCGGTTGTCCAGGTACAGGCAGGCGAACACCTCGTAGGGACGATCGCGCAGCTGCGCCCGCAGATAGTCCCCGCTGTCCCGCGGGCTGCTCAGCGCCGGGCGTTCGCGTAGTTGTTCGCCCAGCGCGCGGCGGGCCAGTTCCAGCGCAGCGATCAGGCGCGCGCGCTTGGCTGGGCCGATGCCGCGCCGGCTGATGGCCTCCGCTGGAGCGCCAAGCAGGGAGGCGAGTCCTCCGTTGTCCTGCAGCAGGCCCCGACCCAGCGCGATCGCGTCGGTGCCCGGGATGCCGCTGCCCAGCAGCACGGCGATCAGTTCGGCGTCGGTCAGCGCGGCGCAGCCGCGGGCCAGCAGCTTCTCGCGGGGGCGTTCGGTTTCGGGCCAGTGGCGGATGCTCATCCGCTCAGCCTGCCGTCGAGGGTGACGCGCGGCCATCGGCCAAGCGCGGCCCGGTTTGTGGGTCGACCGCGTCGTGGACCGTCAGTGCGGCGGGGACAACCGCTGGGCGAAGGCGGTTGCGAGCCAGTCGATGAACACCCGCACCCGCGGCGACAGCTGGCGGTTCTGCGGGTAGAGCACGTACACCGGAGACGGCTCCGGCGGGAACTCGGCCAGCACCTCGACCAGGATGCCGCGGGCCAGATCGTCCTCCACCCGGTAGCGCGGCACCTGCACCAAGCCCAGTCCGAGTCGGGCCAGTGCCACGTACATCTCCGCCCCGGTGGCGCTCACCGTCTGCGGCAGCGGGATCTCCCGCAGCGAACCGCCCTGACGGAACTCCAGGGGCAGCACGCCCCCGGTGGCGGAGGACTCGAAGCCGACCATGCGGTGGCCGTCCAGCTCATCGGGCGAGCGCGGGATGCCGTGCTGCGCCAGGTAGGCGGGGCTGGCGAAGGTGCCCTCCGCCAGCGTGGCGATTTGCCGCCCGACCATGCGGTTGTCGGCGGGACGGCCGACGCGCAGCACGCAGTCCACGCCCTCGCGCACCAGGTCCACGTAGCGGTCGCCGGCACCGATGCGCAGCTGGATGTCGGGATAGCGGGCGAGGAAGGCGGGCAGGTCGGGCAGCATGAAGTACTGCGCCAGGGTGCCGTGCACGTCCACCCGCAGCAGGCCGGCGGGCCGGGCGCCGGTGAACGCGGCCTCGGCTTCCTCGATCTCGGCGAGGATGGCCATGCAGCGCTGGTAGTACGCCTCGCCGTCCAGGGTGGGGCGCACCTGCCGCGTGGTGCGCTCGAGCAGACGCACGCCCAGCCGCGCCTCCAGCCGCTGCATCACTTCGGTGACGGTGGAGCGGGGCAGGGCCAGATCCTGCGCGGCGCGGGTAAAGCTGCGCCGTTCGACGATCCGGGTGAACAGGCGCATGGCGTCGACCCTGTCCACATTTGTTCCTGATATCCGAAAAATATTGGCGGATTGAAGCAGATTATCCGCCGAGGCGAAAAGCTCATCCTTTCTCCACCGGCATCCCGCCGGCTCAGCCAAAGAGGATGAACCCATGTCCAGCCCCATCTCCCCCGTCGCCCTGGTCACCGGCGCCTCGCGCGGCATCGGTGCCGCCATCGCCCGTCGTCTGGCTCGCGACGGCTTCACCGTGGTCGTCAATTACGCCGGCGATGCCCGCGCCGCCGCGGCGGTGGCGACCGATATCGAAGCGGCCGGCGGCCGCGCGCTGACCGCCCAGGCCGATGTGGCCGACCCGGCTGCCGTACGGCGGATGTTCGATGCCGCGGAAGCCGCGTTCGGCGGTATAGACGTGCTGGTGAACAACGCGGGCGTGCTGCAGCAGGCGCCGCTGGTCGAAGTGGACGACGACCAGTTCGACCGCATCATCGCGATCAACCTCAAGGGCAGCTTCAACGCCATGCGCGAAGCAGGTCGTCGGCTGCGCGAGGGCGGTCGCATCATCAATTTCTCCTCCAGCCTAGTCGGCACCCTGCTGCCCACCTACGGCGCCTACGTTGCCAGCAAGGCGGCGGTGGAGGGGATGACGCCGATCCTGGCCAAGGAGTTGCGCGGCCGGCGGATCACCGTCAACGCGGTGGCGCCGGGGCCGACCGCCACCGAGCTGTTCCTCAAGGGCAAGCCGGACGCGCTGGTCGAGCAGCTGGCCAAGGCCGCGCCACTGGAGCGCCTGGGCACGCCGGAAGACATCGCCAGCGTGGTGGCGTTCCTGGCCGGTCCGGACGGCGGCTGGGTGAACGGCCAGGTGCTGCGCGCCAACGGCGGCATGGTCTGAAGGAGGCGCAGCCATGACCATCAAGCAAGTCATCGTCATCACCGGCGCCTCCAGTGGTTTCGGCTGGATGAGCGCCATCGCCCTGGCTCGTGCCGGTCACGCGGTGTACGCCGGCATGCGCGAAACCGACGGGCGCAACGCCCCGGCCGTGCAGCGCCTGCAGCAGCTCGCCAGCGGCGAGAGGCTGGACCTGCATGCGATCGAAATGGACATCGCCCGCCAGGCGTCGGTCGATGCGGCGATCGAGGCGATCCTGGCCATCCAGGGCCGCCTCGACGTGGTGGTGCACAACGCCGGCCACATGGCCTACGGGCCGGCCGAGGCGTTCACGCCCGAGCAGTTCGCCGCGCTCTACGACACCAACGTGCTCGGCACGCAGCGGGTCAACCGCGCCGTGCTGCCGCATCTGAGGTCGCGCGGTCGAGGCCTTTTACTGTGGGTGTCATCTTCCAGCACCCGCGGCGGCACGCCGCCGTATCTCGCCCCGTATTTCGCCGCCAAGGCCGGCATGGACGCGCTGGCGGTGAGCTACGCCGGCGAGCTGGCGCGCTGGGGTATCGAGAGCAGCATCGTCGTGCCGGGGGCTTTCACCCAGGGCACCAACCATTTCGCCCATGCCGGCCAGCCGTCGGACGTGGCCGTGGCGACGGCCTACGCCGAAGGGCCGACGGCCGACCTCGCCGACGTCGCGCTGCGCGGGCTGGCCGCGCTGGAGCCGGCCGATGCCGATCCGCAGGCGGTCGCCGCAGCCATCGTGGCGGTGGTCGATGCGCCGCATGGCCGCCGGCCATTCCGCGTCCACGTCGATCCGGCGCAGGACGGCGCCGAAGTGGTCAACGGCGTGGCCGACCGGGTGCGCGCGGAACTGCTGCGGCGGATCGGCCTGGGCGATCTGCTGCATCCGCGCGTCGAGGCGTGAGTCGGTACCACGATCGTCCGTCCGGCTCGCGCGGGCCGCGGCGGACGATTCCGGTAAGCTACCGGGCCAAACGAATCACGGGCCCAACCATGAGTCTTGCCCACCGTCGCATCCTGCTGGGCGTGTCCGGCGGCATCGCCGCCTACAAGTCCTGCGAACTGGTCCGCCGCCTGCGTGATCTCGACGCCGAGGTGCGCGTGGTGATGACCGAGGGCGCCACCCACTTCGTCACGCCGACCACCTTCCAGGCGCTCTCCGGCGCGCCGGTGCGGGTCTCGTTGTGGGACGAGTCGGCCGAGGCGGCCATGGGTCACATCGAGCTGGCGCGCTGGGCCGAGCGCATCCTGATTGCCCCGGCCAGCGCCGACGTGCTGGCGCGGCTGGCACACGGCCAGGCCGACGACTTGCTCACGACGCTGTGCCTGGCCAGCGCCGCCCCGGTGTCGGTGGCGCCGGCGATGAACCAGCAGATGTGGGCGCACCCGGCGGTGCAGGCGAACCTGGCCACGCTGCGCTCGCGCGGCGTGACCGTGCTGGGCCCGGCGGCCGGCGAGCAGGCCTGCGGCGACATCGGCTCCGGCCGCATGCTTGAGCCGCTGGACCTGCGCGAGGCGTTGGCGGCCTCGTTCGGCAACGGCCTGCTGGCCGGGCGCCACGTGGTGGTCAGTGCCGGCCCGACCTACGAAGACATCGACCCGGTGCGCTTCATCGGCAACCGCAGTTCCGGAAAGATGGGCTTTGCCGTAGCCGAAGCCTGTGTCCTGGCCGGCGCCCGGGTCACCCTGGTGGCCGGCCCGGTGAGCCTGACGACGCCTGCCGGCGTGGCCCGTCGCATCGACGTACGCAGCGCGGCCCAGATGCATGCGGCAGTGCTGGAGGCTTCGGCGGGCGCGGATATCTACATTGCGTCGGCGGCCGTCGGCGACTACCGACCGGAGCAGGTGGCGCCATGCAAGCTGAAGAAGCAGGCCGGTGCCGACCTGGTGCTGACCCTGGCGGAAAACCCCGACATCCTCGCCAGCCTGTCGGCGTTGCCGGAGCATCCGTTCCTGGTCGGCTTCGCCGCCGAGACGCACGACGTGGCGACCTACGCGCAGGACAAGCTGCACCGCAAGAAGCTCGACATGATCGCCGCCAACCAGGTGGGCGAGGGCCTGGGGTTCGAGACCGCCGACAACGCGCTCACCCTCTACTGGAACGGCGGTTCGCGCGAATTGGCGCGGGCCGGCAAGGCCGAATTGGCCCGTGAACTGGTCGCCTGCGTGGCCGAGCGCTTCCGGGGGACGCGCGCGTGATCGACGTCGAACTGAAGATCCTCGATCCGCGACTGGGCCACAGTATTCCGCTACCGGAACCGGCCACCATGGGCAGCGCAGGCATGGACCTGCGTGCCGCGCTGGAGGCCCCGGCCACCCTCGCTCCGGGCGAGACGCTGCTGGTCCCGAGCGGCTTTGCGATCCATATCGGCGATCCCGGCTGGTGCGCGCTGATCGTGCCGCGATCGGGCCTGGGGCATAAGCAGGGCCTGGTGATGGGCAACCTGGTCGGCGTCATCGATGCCGATTATCAGGGGCCATTGATGATTTCGTGCTGGAACCGCGGCACCCGGCCGGTCACCATCGGGGTGGGCGACCGCATCGCACAACTGCTGCTCGTGCCGGTGGCACAGGCACGGCTGAAGGTGGTGGAAGAGTTCGCACCGTCGGAACGGGGGCAGGGCGGCTTCGGATCGACCGGAATCAACTGATCTGCGGGGGCGGGGATGGGTTTGAGCT is part of the Dyella thiooxydans genome and harbors:
- a CDS encoding LysR family transcriptional regulator, with translation MDRVDAMRLFTRIVERRSFTRAAQDLALPRSTVTEVMQRLEARLGVRLLERTTRQVRPTLDGEAYYQRCMAILAEIEEAEAAFTGARPAGLLRVDVHGTLAQYFMLPDLPAFLARYPDIQLRIGAGDRYVDLVREGVDCVLRVGRPADNRMVGRQIATLAEGTFASPAYLAQHGIPRSPDELDGHRMVGFESSATGGVLPLEFRQGGSLREIPLPQTVSATGAEMYVALARLGLGLVQVPRYRVEDDLARGILVEVLAEFPPEPSPVYVLYPQNRQLSPRVRVFIDWLATAFAQRLSPPH
- the dut gene encoding dUTP diphosphatase, which encodes MIDVELKILDPRLGHSIPLPEPATMGSAGMDLRAALEAPATLAPGETLLVPSGFAIHIGDPGWCALIVPRSGLGHKQGLVMGNLVGVIDADYQGPLMISCWNRGTRPVTIGVGDRIAQLLLVPVAQARLKVVEEFAPSERGQGGFGSTGIN
- a CDS encoding SDR family oxidoreductase translates to MSSPISPVALVTGASRGIGAAIARRLARDGFTVVVNYAGDARAAAAVATDIEAAGGRALTAQADVADPAAVRRMFDAAEAAFGGIDVLVNNAGVLQQAPLVEVDDDQFDRIIAINLKGSFNAMREAGRRLREGGRIINFSSSLVGTLLPTYGAYVASKAAVEGMTPILAKELRGRRITVNAVAPGPTATELFLKGKPDALVEQLAKAAPLERLGTPEDIASVVAFLAGPDGGWVNGQVLRANGGMV
- a CDS encoding SDR family oxidoreductase, encoding MKQVIVITGASSGFGWMSAIALARAGHAVYAGMRETDGRNAPAVQRLQQLASGERLDLHAIEMDIARQASVDAAIEAILAIQGRLDVVVHNAGHMAYGPAEAFTPEQFAALYDTNVLGTQRVNRAVLPHLRSRGRGLLLWVSSSSTRGGTPPYLAPYFAAKAGMDALAVSYAGELARWGIESSIVVPGAFTQGTNHFAHAGQPSDVAVATAYAEGPTADLADVALRGLAALEPADADPQAVAAAIVAVVDAPHGRRPFRVHVDPAQDGAEVVNGVADRVRAELLRRIGLGDLLHPRVEA
- the radC gene encoding RadC family protein, with the translated sequence MSIRHWPETERPREKLLARGCAALTDAELIAVLLGSGIPGTDAIALGRGLLQDNGGLASLLGAPAEAISRRGIGPAKRARLIAALELARRALGEQLRERPALSSPRDSGDYLRAQLRDRPYEVFACLYLDNRHRVLGFEELFRGTVDGASVHPREVVRACLKHNACAVIFAHNHPSGVAEPSAADRAITRELRDALQLVGVRVLDHLVIGAGTPVSMAERGLI
- the coaBC gene encoding bifunctional phosphopantothenoylcysteine decarboxylase/phosphopantothenate--cysteine ligase CoaBC translates to MSLAHRRILLGVSGGIAAYKSCELVRRLRDLDAEVRVVMTEGATHFVTPTTFQALSGAPVRVSLWDESAEAAMGHIELARWAERILIAPASADVLARLAHGQADDLLTTLCLASAAPVSVAPAMNQQMWAHPAVQANLATLRSRGVTVLGPAAGEQACGDIGSGRMLEPLDLREALAASFGNGLLAGRHVVVSAGPTYEDIDPVRFIGNRSSGKMGFAVAEACVLAGARVTLVAGPVSLTTPAGVARRIDVRSAAQMHAAVLEASAGADIYIASAAVGDYRPEQVAPCKLKKQAGADLVLTLAENPDILASLSALPEHPFLVGFAAETHDVATYAQDKLHRKKLDMIAANQVGEGLGFETADNALTLYWNGGSRELARAGKAELARELVACVAERFRGTRA